A genomic window from Vigna radiata var. radiata cultivar VC1973A chromosome 2, Vradiata_ver6, whole genome shotgun sequence includes:
- the LOC106777396 gene encoding protein CNGC15b has translation MASDCSRFVRFQDDPELVKLPTANSGKGIRSNGTRLAEIRGKKGLKETRKFLKARVLSRVFSEDYERVRKKTLLDPRGQNIHRWNKIFLVACLVSLFVDPLFFYLPLVRDEVCIDIGTALEVFLTMIRSMADVFYMIQILMKFRTAYVAPSSRVFGRGELVIDTTKIATRYLRKGFGLDFIAALPLPQVLIWIVIPNLGGSTMANTKNVLRFIIIFQYLPRLFLIFPLSSQIVQATGVVTETAWAGAVYNLVLYMLASHVLGASWYLLSIERQEACWRSVCDMEQSCQYGFFDCKRVDDSFRVSWFIASNITVLCSPKANFYHFGIYGDAVTSQVTTSSFFHKYFFCLWWGLRNLSSLGQGLLTSTFVGEIMFAIVVATLGLVLFALLIGNMQTYLQSTTVRLEEWRVRRTDTEQWMHHRQLPPELRQSVRKYNQYKWLATRGVDEEALLKGLPADLRRDIKRHLCLELVRRVPLFDQMDERMLDAICERLKPALYTENTYLVREGDPVNETLFIIRGHLDSYTTNGGRTGFFNSCRIGPGDFCGEELLTWALGPRPSFILPSSTRTVKAISEVEAFALIAEDLKFVASQFRRLHSKQLRHKLRFYSHQWRTWAACFIQAAWRRYKKRKEVAEVRALRYYVESKSETVGLVVYGTRMTRKATLHSDEVVNALQKPEEPDFSVGE, from the exons CCTGAATTGGTAAAATTGCCGACTGCAAATAGTGGCAAGGGAATCAGGAGCAATGGAACACGGTTAGCTGAGATAAGGGGTAAAAAGGGTCTGAAGGAAACAAGGAAGTTCTTGAAGGCTAGAGTATTGTCAAGAGTATTCTCAGAGGATTACGAGAGAGTTAGAAAAAAAACACTATTAGATCCCCGGGGACAAAACATTCACCGATGGAACAAAATCTTCTTGGTAGCATGTCTAGTTTCTTTGTTTGTAGACCCTCTGTTCTTTTATTTGCCACTAGTTCGAGATGAAGTGTGCATTGATATTGGAACAGCACTTGAAGTTTTCCTCACAATGATAAGATCAATGGCAGATGTGTTTTACATGATTCAGATTCTCATGAAGTTTCGAACAGCTTATGTTGCTCCTTCTTCTCGGGTATTTGGGAGGGGAGAACTTGTCATAGATACTACCAAGATAGCTACTAGGTACCTGAGAAAGGGTTTTGGTCTAGACTTCATTGCTGCATTGCCTCTTCCTCAG GTGTTAATTTGGATTGTGATCCCCAATCTCGGAGGTTCAACCATGGCAAACACAAAGAATGTGCTTCGCTTTATCATCATTTTCCAATATTTACCAAGGTTGTTTCTGATTTTTCCACTTTCATCCCAAATTGTACAAGCTACGGGAGTTGTGACAGAAACAGCATGGGCAGGGGCTGTTTACAACTTGGTTCTGTACATGTTGGCTAGCCAT GTTTTAGGAGCTAGCTGGTACCTTCTATCAATTGAAAGACAAGAAGCCTGCTGGAGGAGTGTCTGTGATATGGAGCAATCTTGCCAATATGGATTCTTTGACTGCAAAAGGGTTGATGACTCCTTCAGGGTCTCCTGGTTTATAGCAAGTAATATCACAGTTTTATGCTCGCCAAAGGCTAACTTCTATCATTTTGGTATATACGGTGATGCTGTGACATCCCAAGTTACCACCTCATCATTCTTTCACAAGTACTTCTTTTGTCTTTGGTGGGGCCTAAGGAATCTAAG TTCATTGGGACAAGGTCTTCTTACCAGCACTTTTGTTGGAGAAATAATGTTTGCCATTGTTGTTGCAACCCTTGGACTGGTTCTTTTTGCATTGCTTATTGGCAATATGCAG ACATATCTCCAATCAACAACTGTTCGCTTAGAAGAGTGGAGGGTGAGGAGAACTGATACAGAACAATGGATGCATCACAGGCAGCTACCACCAGAACTTAGACAATCTGTGCGCAAATATAACCAATATAAATGGCTAGCCACACGAGGGGTAGACGAAGAAGCTCTTCTCAAAGGACTTCCTGCTGATCTTCGGAGAGACATCAAGCGCCACCTTTGTCTCGAACTAGTTCGACGT GTGCCATTGTTCGATCAAATGGACGAGAGAATGCTTGACGCAATATGCGAGAGGCTGAAGCCGGCGCTGTACACGGAGAACACGTACCTAGTTCGGGAGGGCGATCCCGTGAACGAAACTCTCTTCATAATCAGAGGCCACCTGGATTCTTACACCACGAACGGAGGCCGCACTGGTTTCTTCAACTCGTGCCGCATCGGGCCCGGCGATTTCTGCGGCGAGGAGCTGTTGACATGGGCCCTGGGCCCACGGCCGAGCTTCATCCTGCCGTCCTCGACTCGAACCGTGAAGGCGATCTCGGAAGTGGAGGCCTTCGCCCTGATAGCAGAAGACCTAAAGTTCGTGGCGTCACAGTTCAGAAGACTACACAGCAAACAACTGAGACACAAGTTGAG GTTTTACTCGCACCAGTGGAGAACGTGGGCTGCGTGTTTCATACAAGCTGCATGGAGACGGTATAAGAAGCGAAAGGAAGTAGCAGAAGTGAGAGCTTTGAGGTACTACGTTGAGTCGAAGAGTGAGACAGTAGGGTTGGTTGTGTATGGTACGAGGATGACTAGGAAAGCTACTCTGCATTCTGATGAAGTTGTCAACGCTTTGCAGAAGCCAGAAGAACCAGATTTTTCTGTGGGTGAGTGA
- the LOC106756590 gene encoding cytokinin riboside 5'-monophosphate phosphoribohydrolase LOG1 → MIEKTQCEKKGNMEGEETEIKQQSRFKRICVFCGSSPGNKTGYKDAAIELGKELVSRNIDLVYGGGSIGLMGLVSQAVYDGGRHVIGVIPKTLMPREITGETVGEVMAVADMHQRKAEMARHSDAFIALPGGYGTLEELLEVITWAQLGIHDKPVGLLNVDGYYNSLLSFIDKAVEEGFISPKARHIIVSSPSSKELVKKMEEYFPQHERVASKLSWETEQIDYSSSCDMSR, encoded by the exons ATGATAGAGAAGACACAGTGTGAGAAAAAAGGAAACATGGAGGGTGAAGAAACTGAAATAAAACAACAATCCAGGTTCAAGAGGATTTGTGTGTTCTGCGGAAGTAGCCCTGGGAACAAAACTGGCTATAAGGATGCTGCTATTGAGCTTGGGAAAGAGCTG GTGTCAAGAAATATTGATCTGGTTTATGGAGGAGGAAGCATTGGTTTGATGGGGCTGGTTTCCCAGGCTGTTTATGACGGGGGTCGCCATGTGATAGG GGTTATTCCCAAGACACTGATGCCAAGAGAG ATCACTGGAGAGACAGTGGGGGAAGTGATGGCAGTAGCAGACATGCATCAAAGAAAAGCAGAGATGGCTCGCCACTCTGATGCCTTTATTGCCTTACCCG GTGGCTATGGAACACTTGAGGAGCTTCTTGAGGTCATAACTTGGGCTCAGCTTGGCATCCATGATAAACCA GTGGGGTTGCTGAATGTAGATGGATACTACAATTCCTTGTTGTCTTTCATTGACAAAGCTGTAGAGGAAGGCTTCATTAGCCCCAAAGCTCGCCACATAATTGTATCTTCCCCATCATCAAAAGAGCTTGTCAAAAAGATGGAG GAATATTTTCCACAGCATGAAAGAGTTGCCTCTAAGCTGAGCTGGGAAACTGAGCAGATAGATTACTCCTCAAGTTGTGACATGTCTAGGTGA